One segment of Canis aureus isolate CA01 chromosome 27, VMU_Caureus_v.1.0, whole genome shotgun sequence DNA contains the following:
- the XBP1 gene encoding LOW QUALITY PROTEIN: X-box-binding protein 1 (The sequence of the model RefSeq protein was modified relative to this genomic sequence to represent the inferred CDS: deleted 2 bases in 1 codon) has protein sequence MVVVAAAQSPAAGAPKVLLLSGKPAAAAAAGAPAGRALPLMVPGPRGASPEAACGGPPQARKRQRLTHLSPEEKALRRKLKNRVAAQTARDRKKARMSELEQQVVDLEEENQKLLLENQLLREKTHGLVVENQELRQRLGMDTLATEEEAETQTKGNGVRPVAGSAESAALRLRASAAGAGPVVTPPEHLPMDSDSVDSSDSESDILLGILFNLDPVMFFRCPSPESTSLEQLPEVHPEGPSSLPASPSPSLGTSSAKLEAINELIRFDHVYTKPLVLEIPSETESQANVVVKIEEAPFSPSEKDHPEFTVSVKEELVEDDFIPELGTSDLLSSSHCLKPSSCLLDAYSDCGYEGSPSPFSDMSSLLGVDHSWEDTFANELFPQLISV, from the exons atggtggtggtggcagccgCGCAGAGCCCGGCCGCCGGGGCCCCCAAGGTGCTGCTTCTGTCCGGCaagcccgccgccgccgccgccgccggagccccgGCCGGCCGGGCCCTTCCGCTCATGGTGCCGGGCCCGCGAGGGGCCAGCCCGGAGGCGGCCTGCGGGGGTCCGCCCCAGGCGCGCAAGCGACAGCGCCTCACGCACCTGAGCCCCGAGGAGAAGGCGCTGCGCAg GAAACTGAAAAACAGAGTAGCAGCCCAGACTGCCAGAGACCGAAAGAAAGCTCGAATGAGTGAGCTGGAACAGCAAGTGGTAGATTTGGAGGAAGAG AACCAAAAACTTTTGCTAGAAAATCAGCTTTTACGAGAGAAAACTCATGGCCTTGTAGTTGAGAACCAGGAGTTAAGACAGCGGTTGGGGATGGATACCCTGGCTACTGAAGAGGAGGCGGAGACCCAGACCAAG GGGAATGGAGTGAGGCCGGTGGCCGGGTCTGCTGAGTCCGCAGCACTCAGACTACGTGCA TCTGCAGCAGGTGCAGGCCCAGTTGTCACCCCTCCAGAGCATCTCCCCATGGATTCTGACAGCGTTGACTCTTCAGACTCTGAG TCTGATATCCTGTTGGGCATTCTGTTCAACTTGGATCCAGTCATGTTCTTCAGATGTCCTTCTCCAGAGTCTACCAGCCTGGAGCAGCTTCCAGAGGTCCACCCAGAAGGACCCAGTTCCTTACCGGCCTCCCCTTCTCCATCACTGGGGACGTCATCAGCCAAGCTGGAAGCCATTAATGAACTGATTCGTTTTGACCATGTATATACCAAGCCCCTAGTCTTAGAGATACCCTCTGAGACAGAGAGCCAAGCTAATGTGGTAGTGAAAATTGAGGAAGCACCTTTCAGCCCCTCAGAGAAAGATCATCCTGAATTCACTGTCTCAGTGAAGGAAGAACTTGTAGAAGATGACTTCATTCCAGAGCTGGGCACCTCAGATCTACTTTCATCCAGCCACTGCCTGAAGCCATCTTCCTGTCTACTGGATGCTTATAGTGACTGTGGATATGAGGGCTCCCCTTCTCCCTTCAGCGACATGTCCTCTCTGCTTGGTGTAGACCATTCTTGGGAGGATACTTTTGCCAATGAACTCTTTCCCCAGCTGATTAGTGTCTAA